A window of the Diabrotica undecimpunctata isolate CICGRU chromosome 1, icDiaUnde3, whole genome shotgun sequence genome harbors these coding sequences:
- the LOC140433034 gene encoding uncharacterized protein, translating to MHIFVDAIEYAIACVVYLRIMKKDVIECTLIGAKTHVAPLKPQTIPRLELNGAVMGSRFAKSLCQHLSITVHNIVYWTDSSTVLSWLRNEDSRKLPKHVAYRVAEIQQNSMISHWRYVPTKNNNRRSY from the coding sequence ATGCACATTTTTGTAGATGCCATCGAATACGCAATTGCTTGTGTGGTATATCTAAGAATAATGAAAAAAGATGTCATAGAGTGTACTTTGATTGGAGCGAAAACACATGTAGCACCattaaaaccacaaactattcctCGATTGGAACTTAATGGTGCGGTAATGGGTTCAAGGTTTGCTAAAAGCCTTTGTCAACATCTTTCCATAACTGTGCACAACATTGTTTATTGGACAGATTCTTCAACAGTTTTAAGCTGGTTAAGAAATGAAGACTCAAGAAAATTACCAAAACATGTTGCTTACAGAGTGGCCGAAATTCAACAAAACTCAATGATATCACATTGGAGATATGTACCTACTAAGAATAACAACCGACGAAGCTACTAA